One region of Mycolicibacterium rhodesiae NBB3 genomic DNA includes:
- a CDS encoding acyl-CoA dehydrogenase family protein translates to MTQFDALCANDPELSELRTAIREFLAADRDEHGWEPAIDSWLARWDADFSARLAEAGFVGLTIPTEYGGRGLGHLHRYVVTEELLAHGAPVAAHWFSDRQFAPSLLSYGSDEQRREFLPVIAAGKLHAAIGMSEHDAGSDLAAVKTRASQVDGGWSLSGTKVWTSGAHLAHRIVVLARTSPLDPEHRHAGFSQFFVKLDSPGITIDPIVQMGGEHHFNEVTFDDVFVPDADVLGSIGDGWRQVTSELGFERSGPERILSTVTLIVAAIRALPDDADDGTAAAVGELFARMISLRQLSISVARTLASGEDAATRAALVKDLGTRFEQDSVELAADLLDRLDRQAPEAARLAELLATARLHSPLFTLRGGTNEVLRGVVARGMGVR, encoded by the coding sequence GTGACCCAATTCGATGCACTGTGCGCCAATGACCCGGAGCTGTCCGAACTTCGGACCGCCATCCGGGAGTTTCTCGCCGCCGACCGCGACGAGCACGGCTGGGAGCCGGCCATCGACTCCTGGCTGGCCAGGTGGGACGCCGACTTCTCCGCTCGGCTCGCCGAAGCGGGGTTCGTCGGCCTGACCATCCCCACCGAGTACGGCGGACGCGGACTTGGCCATCTGCACCGGTACGTGGTGACCGAGGAACTGCTGGCACACGGTGCGCCGGTCGCCGCGCACTGGTTCTCCGATCGCCAGTTCGCGCCGTCGCTGCTGTCCTACGGCAGCGACGAACAGCGCCGCGAGTTCCTGCCGGTGATCGCCGCAGGGAAGTTGCACGCGGCGATCGGGATGAGCGAGCACGATGCGGGCTCCGATCTTGCCGCGGTCAAGACGCGCGCCAGCCAGGTTGACGGCGGCTGGTCTCTGTCCGGCACCAAGGTGTGGACCAGCGGCGCGCATCTGGCGCACCGGATCGTCGTGCTGGCTCGCACCAGCCCGCTCGATCCGGAGCATCGGCACGCGGGATTCAGCCAGTTCTTCGTGAAGCTGGACTCGCCTGGCATCACCATCGACCCGATCGTGCAGATGGGCGGCGAACACCACTTCAACGAGGTGACATTCGACGACGTCTTCGTTCCCGACGCCGACGTGTTGGGCAGCATCGGCGACGGCTGGCGACAGGTCACCTCCGAGTTGGGTTTCGAGCGCAGCGGCCCGGAACGCATCCTGTCCACGGTCACCCTGATCGTCGCCGCCATCAGGGCGCTGCCGGACGATGCCGACGACGGGACCGCCGCGGCGGTGGGTGAGCTTTTCGCCAGGATGATTTCGTTGCGGCAGCTGTCGATCTCGGTCGCCCGCACGCTCGCCTCCGGCGAAGACGCCGCGACCCGGGCCGCGTTGGTCAAGGATCTCGGCACCCGATTCGAACAGGACTCCGTCGAGTTGGCCGCCGACCTGCTCGACCGCTTGGACCGACAAGCACCCGAGGCGGCGCGGCTGGCCGAACTGCTGGCCACCGCCCGACTGCACTCGCCGCTGTTCACTCTGCGGGGAGGCACCAACGAGGTGCTGCGCGGTGTCGTGGCTCGAGGAATGGGTGTGCGGTGA
- a CDS encoding acyl-CoA dehydrogenase family protein yields MNELEQLVADIGERSLEARQGRTAYPDAFDEQLWKTLEETGLSRLTSSEDAGPEEAAAVLAGLARHAAAVPIAETDLLAMWLAAKAGVGVPESGPLTVALADAELRDGNLIGTAHDVPWPHSAAVMLAAKTADALHVGLLTDAPTTETVNLAGEPRGTFTFEVEASTTQTLDAEVADELNRRGAWARCVQIIGALDAARDLTVAHTSERVQFGRPLAKFQAVQHSLAEMAGEIERARAATDLAVVAAADFGFESAATDYAVTTAKVATGRAVGSVTTIAHQLHGAIGATVEHRLWLFTMRARTWIDDFGTTTHHARRLGRIVLAADDPWQVVVSSPEPR; encoded by the coding sequence GTGAACGAACTGGAGCAGCTCGTCGCCGACATCGGTGAGCGCTCGTTGGAGGCCAGGCAGGGCAGGACCGCCTACCCCGACGCGTTCGACGAGCAGCTGTGGAAGACCCTCGAGGAGACCGGGCTGAGCCGGTTGACCTCGAGTGAGGACGCCGGGCCTGAAGAGGCCGCCGCAGTGCTGGCCGGACTTGCCCGTCACGCTGCAGCCGTGCCCATCGCTGAAACTGACCTGCTGGCAATGTGGCTCGCGGCCAAAGCCGGTGTGGGCGTCCCCGAGAGCGGCCCGCTGACCGTCGCGCTCGCGGACGCCGAACTGCGCGACGGCAACCTCATCGGGACCGCGCACGATGTGCCCTGGCCGCATTCGGCAGCGGTGATGCTCGCCGCGAAGACAGCCGACGCTCTCCATGTCGGACTGCTCACCGACGCGCCGACAACCGAAACGGTCAACCTGGCGGGCGAACCGCGCGGGACATTCACGTTCGAGGTCGAGGCGAGCACCACGCAAACGCTCGATGCCGAGGTGGCCGACGAACTCAACCGCCGCGGCGCGTGGGCGCGATGCGTGCAGATCATCGGCGCGCTCGATGCGGCGCGCGACCTCACGGTGGCGCACACCAGCGAACGCGTCCAATTCGGCCGCCCGCTCGCGAAGTTCCAGGCGGTGCAGCACTCGTTGGCGGAGATGGCCGGCGAGATCGAACGTGCCCGCGCCGCCACCGACCTGGCAGTCGTCGCTGCAGCCGACTTCGGCTTCGAGAGTGCAGCAACCGATTACGCGGTGACGACGGCGAAGGTCGCGACCGGCCGAGCCGTCGGATCCGTGACCACGATCGCGCATCAACTGCACGGTGCGATCGGAGCGACCGTCGAGCACAGGTTGTGGCTGTTCACGATGCGGGCACGCACGTGGATCGACGACTTCGGCACCACCACGCACCATGCGCGACGGTTGGGCCGTATCGTCCTTGCCGCCGACGATCCCTGGCAGGTCGTCGTCAGCAGTCCAGAACCGCGTTGA